In Desulfatibacillum aliphaticivorans DSM 15576, a single window of DNA contains:
- the secD gene encoding protein translocase subunit SecD, which yields MKNFTFRLTLVAIVLALALLFLWPTVNQWFVDKDKDHTAWPHKVINLGLDLQGGMHLVLEVQTQEAVVSTMDRYSDDLKEGLRREHIRSKDQDLINGDTLTVTIIGSEALDKFKKWAGEEMSELVPDYDPQGENTVCTFTLPESDQKAIMDSSRDQALETIRNRIDKLGVAEPDIRKQGEKRILVQLPGVTDTQRAKDILVSTAQLQFRLLDDRQDQVRDYINRRPPPGTEILYSKHVDAQGRVSSRPYLVKKKVLLTGEYLEKAYANMQGQFSEPVVSIEFNKKGGFKFARITGENVGKPLAIVLDGRVFSAPVIQEKISGGQAVITGIGNMQEASDLAIILQAGALPVSLKILEERTVGASLGKDSIKTSTNAMLIGFVLVVVFMAVYYMGAGLIANIALILNVVLILASLALLDATLTLPGIAGIILTIGMAVDANVLIFERIREEIRTGKAPAFAVDSGFSKATITILDANVTTFVAAFVLLQFGTGPVKGFAVTLCFGIAASMFTAIVVSRLIFDYFLYYRNVRKLSI from the coding sequence TTGAAAAACTTCACATTCCGTTTAACTTTGGTTGCAATTGTGCTGGCTCTGGCGCTTTTATTCTTGTGGCCGACCGTAAATCAATGGTTCGTCGATAAAGATAAAGATCATACAGCCTGGCCTCACAAGGTCATCAATCTGGGGCTGGACTTGCAAGGCGGCATGCATCTGGTTTTGGAGGTGCAGACTCAGGAAGCGGTTGTCAGCACCATGGACCGTTACTCCGACGACCTGAAGGAAGGGTTGCGGCGGGAGCATATCCGCAGCAAGGATCAGGACTTGATCAATGGAGACACTCTGACCGTCACCATCATTGGCAGCGAAGCTCTGGATAAGTTCAAGAAATGGGCCGGCGAGGAGATGAGCGAACTGGTTCCCGATTACGACCCCCAGGGGGAAAACACGGTTTGCACATTCACCCTGCCCGAAAGCGACCAAAAGGCCATCATGGATTCCTCCCGGGATCAGGCCCTGGAGACCATCCGCAACAGGATTGACAAGCTGGGCGTTGCCGAGCCTGACATCCGCAAGCAAGGCGAGAAGCGCATCCTGGTTCAGCTTCCGGGCGTCACCGACACCCAGCGCGCCAAGGATATTTTGGTGAGCACGGCCCAGCTTCAGTTCCGGCTTCTGGACGACAGGCAAGACCAGGTGCGGGACTACATCAACCGGAGGCCCCCTCCGGGCACGGAAATTTTGTACTCCAAACATGTGGACGCCCAAGGCCGGGTGTCTTCCAGGCCTTATCTTGTGAAGAAAAAGGTCCTCCTGACCGGTGAATATTTGGAAAAGGCCTACGCCAACATGCAAGGCCAGTTTTCCGAGCCCGTGGTCTCGATTGAATTCAATAAAAAAGGCGGATTCAAGTTCGCCCGGATTACCGGCGAGAACGTGGGCAAGCCCCTGGCCATCGTCCTGGACGGCAGGGTTTTCTCCGCGCCGGTTATTCAGGAAAAGATCAGCGGCGGACAGGCCGTGATCACCGGAATCGGAAACATGCAGGAAGCCAGCGACCTGGCCATCATCCTCCAGGCGGGCGCCTTGCCGGTTTCCCTCAAGATACTGGAAGAGCGCACCGTGGGCGCATCCTTGGGTAAGGACTCCATCAAGACCAGCACCAACGCCATGCTCATCGGGTTTGTTTTGGTCGTGGTCTTTATGGCGGTCTACTACATGGGCGCAGGCCTCATCGCCAATATAGCGCTAATATTGAACGTTGTATTGATTTTAGCCTCCCTGGCCCTGCTGGACGCCACCCTGACCCTGCCGGGCATTGCGGGCATCATCCTGACCATTGGTATGGCGGTGGACGCCAACGTGCTTATTTTTGAGCGCATCAGGGAAGAGATACGGACTGGCAAGGCCCCGGCCTTTGCCGTGGACTCCGGATTCTCCAAAGCCACCATCACCATCCTGGACGCCAACGTGACCACCTTTGTGGCGGCATTCGTGCTGCTGCAGTTTGGAACCGGTCCGGTCAAGGGCTTCGCGGTCACGTTGTGCTTCGGCATTGCGGCCAGTATGTTTACGGCCATTGTGGTGTCCCGGTTGATTTTCGACTATTTCCTGTACTATCGCAACGTGCGGAAACTGAGCATATAA
- the secF gene encoding protein translocase subunit SecF yields MEWIKPGINIDIIGKRFIAYVFSAILIAVSLVSLVMHGGPKMGVDFAGGAEMIFKFETLPTAQEVRSALATIGLEKATVQETHVEGQTEFLIRTDVADGKGSDIAEQIEAVLEQTLGTGVELGKVDMVGPQVGKDLKEQALMAMFYALLFITVYISGRFELKWIPPLVMALAIIGVAYFMDKFDLGIPAQIAVALVIAVAGFWVLKLQYAMGAIVALIHDVIITVGVFSLVGKEFNLPIIAALLTIVGYSLNDTIIVFDRIRENKTRHTRRALDFIINRSINETFSRTLLTSLTTLVVVVCLYLFGGSIIADFAFALLIGVLIGTYSSIFVASPILLAWQKASGEAA; encoded by the coding sequence ATGGAGTGGATTAAACCCGGCATAAATATTGACATAATCGGCAAACGTTTTATTGCCTATGTGTTTTCAGCAATTCTGATAGCCGTGTCCTTGGTTTCCCTGGTCATGCACGGCGGCCCCAAGATGGGCGTTGACTTCGCCGGCGGCGCGGAAATGATTTTCAAATTCGAGACGCTGCCCACGGCGCAGGAGGTGCGCAGCGCCCTGGCTACCATCGGGCTTGAGAAGGCCACTGTTCAGGAAACCCATGTGGAAGGCCAGACCGAATTCCTGATTCGGACGGATGTGGCAGACGGAAAAGGCTCTGACATTGCCGAACAGATCGAAGCCGTCCTGGAGCAGACTTTGGGAACCGGAGTGGAGCTTGGAAAGGTGGATATGGTTGGCCCCCAGGTGGGCAAGGACTTGAAGGAACAAGCCCTCATGGCCATGTTTTACGCGCTGCTGTTCATCACCGTGTATATCTCCGGCCGATTCGAGCTTAAATGGATTCCGCCCCTGGTCATGGCGTTGGCCATTATTGGCGTGGCCTATTTTATGGACAAGTTCGACCTGGGCATCCCGGCGCAGATCGCCGTGGCCCTGGTGATCGCCGTGGCGGGATTCTGGGTGCTTAAGCTGCAATACGCCATGGGCGCCATTGTGGCCCTGATTCACGACGTGATCATCACCGTGGGCGTGTTCTCCCTGGTGGGCAAGGAATTCAACCTGCCTATTATTGCGGCTCTGCTCACCATCGTGGGTTATTCGCTGAACGACACCATCATCGTTTTCGACCGGATTCGCGAAAACAAGACCAGGCACACACGCAGGGCGCTTGATTTCATCATCAACAGAAGCATCAACGAAACCTTCAGCCGCACCTTGCTGACCTCCCTGACCACGTTGGTCGTGGTGGTCTGCCTGTATTTGTTCGGCGGCAGCATTATTGCGGATTTCGCCTTTGCTTTGCTCATCGGCGTGCTCATTGGTACGTATTCATCCATTTTTGTCGCCAGTCCCATTTTGTTGGCTTGGCAGAAAGCATCCGGGGAGGCGGCGTAA